A genomic segment from Lignipirellula cremea encodes:
- a CDS encoding arylsulfatase — protein sequence MHQRYACLPLLVGAALLLSPAARAEEQPPNIVLIMADDLGYADLGCYGQAKIETPHLDGMAREGMRFTQHYAGNVVCAPARCCLMTGKHPGHAYVRGNRRQVGAEGQLAIPLKEFTLAEAMQQAGYKTGMFGKWGLGNPGTTGDPLRQGWDTYFGYTDQIRAHNYFPDFLLKDGKRLPLNNKVRYLSPDAWHKGIGSYATEKKEYSHDLIAAAAFEFVRQNRSRPFFLYLPFTLPHDNGEAPRQQMETPDFGRYAEREGWSLNQKGYAEMVTRMDQSVGELLSLLDELQLDKRTLVLFTSDNGPVRDRADRRDRLVTKFFDSNGPLRGFKGDVYEGGLRVPLIARWPGRISPGAEADLLCAHWDFFATCCEASGQSAPLRLDSISFLPTLLGEPERQHNHDYLYWEDGADGDIAIRQGRWEGVLREFAKNPRSRFEVYDLAADIGETNDLAASEPERVRQFRRIFRQAHSPSSHFPLPIDQ from the coding sequence ATGCATCAAAGATACGCTTGTTTGCCGCTCCTGGTGGGGGCCGCACTCTTGCTAAGCCCCGCTGCCCGAGCGGAGGAGCAGCCGCCGAACATCGTGCTCATTATGGCGGATGACCTGGGCTATGCCGATCTGGGCTGCTATGGTCAGGCAAAGATCGAAACGCCGCACCTGGACGGCATGGCCCGCGAGGGGATGCGGTTTACCCAGCACTACGCTGGCAATGTTGTCTGCGCCCCGGCCCGCTGCTGCCTGATGACCGGCAAGCACCCCGGGCATGCTTATGTCCGCGGCAACCGCCGGCAGGTAGGCGCCGAAGGGCAGTTGGCGATCCCGCTCAAGGAGTTCACGCTGGCCGAAGCGATGCAGCAGGCGGGCTACAAGACCGGCATGTTCGGCAAGTGGGGTCTGGGCAACCCCGGTACGACCGGAGATCCGCTGCGACAAGGCTGGGACACCTACTTCGGCTACACCGATCAAATCCGGGCCCACAACTACTTCCCTGATTTTCTCTTAAAGGACGGCAAGCGGCTGCCGCTGAACAACAAGGTTCGTTACTTGTCCCCGGACGCCTGGCACAAAGGCATCGGCAGTTATGCCACGGAAAAGAAGGAGTATTCCCATGACTTGATCGCTGCGGCGGCGTTCGAGTTCGTCCGCCAGAATCGTTCGCGGCCGTTCTTCCTCTACCTGCCGTTTACCTTGCCGCACGACAACGGAGAGGCCCCGCGACAGCAGATGGAGACTCCCGACTTCGGCCGCTACGCCGAGCGGGAAGGCTGGTCGCTGAACCAGAAGGGCTACGCCGAGATGGTCACCCGCATGGATCAAAGCGTCGGCGAACTGCTTTCGCTGCTTGACGAACTGCAGCTGGACAAGCGGACGTTGGTGTTATTCACCAGCGACAACGGGCCGGTGCGTGACCGCGCGGACCGCCGCGACCGACTGGTGACCAAGTTCTTCGACAGCAACGGTCCACTCCGCGGCTTCAAGGGCGACGTCTACGAAGGAGGTTTGCGCGTGCCGCTGATCGCTCGCTGGCCGGGCCGGATCTCTCCCGGCGCCGAGGCCGACCTGCTATGCGCTCATTGGGACTTCTTCGCCACCTGCTGCGAAGCGTCTGGTCAATCTGCTCCTTTGCGGCTCGACAGCATCAGCTTTCTGCCGACGCTGCTGGGCGAACCGGAACGTCAGCACAACCACGATTATCTATACTGGGAGGATGGTGCCGACGGCGATATTGCCATCCGCCAGGGTCGCTGGGAAGGAGTTCTCCGAGAGTTCGCTAAAAACCCGCGCAGCCGATTCGAGGTCTACGATCTAGCGGCCGACATCGGCGAGACAAACGATCTGGCCGCCAGCGAACCGGAAAGAGTCAGGCAATTTCGCCGCATCTTCCGGCAAGCCCATTCCCCCTCCTCCCACTTTCCCCTGCCGATCGATCAATGA
- a CDS encoding SDR family oxidoreductase produces MNDSNREQLALVTGGASGIGRATAAALAEAGYRVAITGRTEASLQEAATALPGDVCWKTCDVADRSQVTQLFEWLRQEHRSPDILVNSAGVNVAKRMMGNLDPQDFDQVMNVNLTGTFNCIHAALPAMRERRQGVIVNIVSVAGRRAMLLAGAPYCVSKAAQSTLGTYVALEEAPHGVKVTNIYPGETNTPIVDRRPEPPPAEKRAAMLQPEDVAACVMTVLTLPPRAVVPELIVTPPYMMLD; encoded by the coding sequence ATGAACGACAGCAACCGTGAGCAACTGGCGCTGGTTACCGGCGGCGCCAGCGGCATCGGCCGCGCCACCGCCGCCGCGCTGGCGGAGGCCGGCTACCGGGTGGCGATCACCGGCCGCACCGAGGCGAGCCTGCAAGAAGCGGCCACGGCGTTGCCTGGCGACGTCTGCTGGAAAACGTGCGATGTGGCTGATCGATCTCAGGTAACGCAATTGTTTGAGTGGCTGCGGCAGGAGCATCGCTCGCCCGACATCCTGGTGAACTCGGCCGGCGTAAACGTCGCCAAGAGAATGATGGGGAACCTCGATCCGCAAGACTTCGACCAGGTGATGAACGTCAATTTGACGGGAACGTTCAACTGCATTCACGCCGCCTTACCGGCGATGCGGGAAAGGCGCCAGGGCGTGATCGTCAATATCGTCTCCGTCGCCGGACGCCGAGCGATGCTGCTGGCCGGGGCGCCCTACTGCGTTTCCAAGGCGGCACAAAGCACTCTCGGGACGTATGTCGCGCTGGAAGAAGCTCCCCACGGCGTCAAGGTCACCAACATCTATCCAGGAGAAACGAACACCCCGATCGTCGATCGACGGCCAGAGCCTCCGCCGGCGGAAAAGCGGGCCGCCATGCTACAACCGGAGGATGTCGCCGCCTGCGTGATGACGGTGCTGACCTTGCCTCCGCGGGCCGTAGTTCCCGAACTGATCGTGACGCCGCCTTACATGATGCTCGACTGA
- a CDS encoding sigma-70 family RNA polymerase sigma factor — protein MTTIPREQPAADDPYWTFMRLFIRHEGALRCFVRTLLPSWDDVDEVMQNVSIAAWTKFGRFDPQTDFARWAATIARYEVLNYRRTKARDRLIFDEDLLLLLADECQEEFAQSEQERRALDGCLNKLPTRQRELVLRVYSAGQKIKPIAAEIGVSPNALYKTIGRLRLILLRCIENTLARAATEGDPQ, from the coding sequence ATGACGACAATTCCGAGAGAACAGCCAGCCGCCGACGACCCCTATTGGACGTTTATGCGGTTGTTTATACGTCATGAAGGCGCATTGCGGTGCTTTGTGCGCACGTTGTTGCCGTCTTGGGACGATGTGGACGAAGTGATGCAGAATGTGAGTATAGCGGCTTGGACGAAGTTTGGTCGGTTTGATCCGCAGACCGATTTTGCCCGTTGGGCCGCGACGATTGCCCGCTACGAAGTGCTCAATTATCGTCGCACCAAAGCCCGGGATCGGTTGATCTTCGACGAGGATCTCCTCTTGCTTCTAGCCGACGAATGCCAGGAAGAATTCGCTCAGAGCGAGCAAGAACGCCGGGCCCTGGACGGCTGCCTCAACAAGCTGCCGACCCGTCAGCGCGAACTCGTATTGCGGGTCTATTCCGCAGGGCAAAAGATCAAGCCGATCGCAGCAGAGATCGGTGTTTCGCCGAACGCCCTCTACAAGACAATCGGCCGCTTGCGGCTTATTCTGCTGCGGTGCATTGAAAATACGTTGGCGCGCGCCGCAACAGAAGGAGACCCGCAATGA
- a CDS encoding anti-sigma factor, producing MSEPTGWKWIEAWRNGAINEDDFAALQKLLREQPEARRTLRTYMAMDTALRDRAEARMLSAETEAVDDPSPIRSTTAPRPRVAWREVVAWSTAAACLLAVTVLWFTRPTTDQSLPLIVESESPTEIQVVDEPEPTAVVLTIAELREQLLASAPDVLHLQLVSDSGGGVDGESGGDIVWSSGRQIGYLRLRGLTVNDLAQRQYQLWIVGSDVSGNEIINGGIFPVDRNTGELILPIQADQFVQQPKMFVVSVEPSGGGTALTAPLLAKADGWGRD from the coding sequence ATGAGCGAGCCGACTGGTTGGAAATGGATCGAAGCCTGGAGAAACGGCGCGATCAACGAAGACGACTTTGCTGCCCTGCAGAAACTACTGCGTGAGCAGCCGGAAGCCCGTCGAACACTGCGAACTTATATGGCGATGGATACAGCGCTGCGCGACCGAGCGGAAGCTCGGATGCTTAGCGCCGAGACGGAGGCTGTCGACGACCCCAGTCCAATACGTTCCACTACGGCTCCTCGCCCGCGAGTCGCGTGGCGTGAAGTCGTTGCGTGGTCGACTGCCGCAGCGTGTTTGCTGGCGGTAACGGTGCTGTGGTTCACAAGGCCGACGACGGATCAGAGTTTACCGCTGATCGTCGAGTCGGAATCGCCCACCGAAATCCAGGTTGTTGATGAGCCTGAACCGACTGCCGTGGTGTTGACGATCGCCGAGCTGCGCGAGCAACTCCTGGCCTCGGCGCCCGATGTTTTACATCTCCAACTGGTGAGCGACAGCGGCGGTGGCGTCGACGGCGAATCCGGCGGTGATATTGTGTGGAGCAGCGGTCGGCAGATCGGCTATTTGCGGCTGCGGGGATTGACCGTCAACGACCTGGCGCAACGTCAGTATCAGCTCTGGATTGTCGGTAGCGATGTATCGGGAAACGAGATCATCAATGGCGGCATCTTCCCAGTGGATCGGAACACGGGCGAACTGATTCTGCCGATTCAGGCGGATCAATTCGTACAGCAGCCGAAAATGTTTGTCGTCAGCGTCGAGCCCTCAGGAGGCGGCACAGCCCTGACAGCGCCGCTGCTGGCCAAGGCCGATGGCTGGGGCCGTGATTAG
- a CDS encoding DUF1552 domain-containing protein — translation MPQLPRRTFLRGLGVTLGLPFLNAMLPTCRAEAEVSQPPIRLGWIYFPNGMVRDDWTPTGEGRDFQFNRTNAPLARVRDDVLLISNLAHDKARPNGDGPGAHSRCGATYLTATQAKKTGGKDIYLGESIDQVAARHLGQRTRLPSLELGVEPSRKEGRCDSGYSCIYLSNISWRSPTQPSGVEIDPCRAFDRLFGASGSQGERFRQRSAARQSVLDFVAEDARSLRRRLGPTDRRKMEEYFESVRAVEQQIDRMAELPPIDLPASGVALKGELSGYRSTPSDVKSDGYVEHIRLMYDLMALAYQTDATRIITFMLANAQTNRAYVHLDIKSGHHQLTHSVGQEEELQKIDQFHVEEFARFVAKLKSIEEAGGTLLDNCLLTFGTAMGDGRKHDHSQLPCVVAGRGGGRVETGRHLNMKEETPMANLFVSTARQAGAPIQQFGDSTGRLAGFAVDEGQ, via the coding sequence ATGCCGCAATTACCCAGGCGCACCTTCCTCCGCGGCCTCGGCGTTACGCTGGGTCTGCCGTTTTTGAATGCCATGCTTCCAACCTGCCGGGCGGAAGCCGAGGTATCCCAGCCGCCAATCCGGCTCGGCTGGATCTACTTTCCCAACGGCATGGTTCGCGACGATTGGACACCGACCGGGGAGGGCCGAGACTTCCAATTCAATCGTACGAACGCCCCGCTGGCCCGCGTGCGCGATGACGTGCTACTGATCTCGAACTTGGCTCATGATAAGGCCCGACCTAATGGCGATGGACCCGGCGCCCATAGCCGTTGCGGCGCGACGTATCTGACCGCGACGCAAGCGAAGAAAACAGGCGGCAAAGATATCTACCTGGGCGAGTCGATCGACCAGGTCGCCGCCCGGCATTTGGGTCAGCGGACACGCCTGCCTTCGCTGGAACTTGGCGTCGAACCGAGCCGCAAAGAAGGCCGCTGCGATTCCGGTTACAGCTGCATCTACCTTTCCAACATCTCGTGGCGAAGCCCCACTCAGCCCAGCGGCGTGGAGATCGATCCCTGCCGAGCGTTCGATCGGCTGTTCGGCGCCAGCGGCAGCCAGGGCGAGCGCTTCCGGCAAAGGTCCGCCGCCCGCCAGAGCGTGCTCGACTTTGTCGCCGAAGATGCTCGCTCGCTGCGGAGGCGGCTCGGACCGACCGATCGCCGCAAGATGGAAGAGTACTTCGAGAGCGTCCGCGCCGTGGAGCAGCAGATCGATCGCATGGCCGAGCTACCGCCGATCGACCTGCCCGCTTCCGGCGTCGCCCTCAAAGGGGAGCTAAGCGGCTATCGCTCGACGCCCAGCGATGTCAAGTCGGACGGCTACGTCGAACACATCCGCCTGATGTATGACCTGATGGCGCTGGCCTACCAGACGGACGCCACGCGGATCATCACGTTCATGCTGGCGAACGCTCAAACCAATCGGGCCTATGTGCACCTGGACATCAAGTCCGGCCATCACCAACTGACGCACAGCGTTGGCCAGGAAGAGGAACTGCAAAAAATCGATCAGTTCCACGTCGAGGAGTTCGCCCGCTTTGTCGCCAAATTGAAGTCGATTGAGGAAGCGGGCGGGACGCTGCTCGACAACTGCCTGCTCACCTTCGGCACTGCGATGGGCGACGGGCGCAAGCACGACCACAGCCAACTCCCTTGCGTGGTCGCCGGCCGCGGAGGAGGACGCGTCGAGACCGGCCGGCATTTGAACATGAAGGAAGAAACGCCGATGGCGAACCTCTTCGTCTCCACCGCGCGGCAAGCCGGCGCCCCGATCCAGCAGTTCGGAGACAGCACCGGAAGGTTGGCGGGGTTTGCGGTGGATGAAGGTCAATGA
- a CDS encoding DUF1592 domain-containing protein, translating into MDCHNQYDSEGNLDLTHFDSLQDLLRDREPWRKVLKQLKAGSMPPDGVDRPQQAETAEVIAWLERAVTHIDRSQPIDPGRVTIRRMNRTEYNNTIRDLFGVEMRLADEFPEDDVGYGFDNIGDVLAISPLRMEQYIRAAERLTACLLGKSEEFELDATTEAVFFERTKKTRNNSDRGLEMIPDTELYLDFEFPAPGEYEMRVYAWGVANPDEKDRSLNERWLEKDGQRIPPPGAKPAAAAELLCDDRSLGVIDVYPGSGTTALKTAYAVRFFAQAGQRRLRIRHRFSTETTPKEVQSHSKTPVRAPRLGVRRVGIRGPYSFNGGAKRTAPASQRPDAELWLAAERGENATPQLAEAHRLLLEVRPSSTLDVPEAAAKILRPLASQAFRRPITPAELDSLIGYVESQVKAGADFEEGIELAVQAILVSPRFLFRLELGPPPEDLAIIAPVDDYALASRLSYFLWASLPDERLFRLAAKGKLSEDAVLAAQVERMLRDPRSAAFVEGFFGQWLGLRKVLDVQLDRELYPEFSTQLKADLHRETMLLVDSLVRENRSAVELLTADYTFVNGELAKFYGIPGITKDADFQRTPLAGVPRQGVLTHGSLLMLTSYPNRTSPTRRGAWILETILGEEPPDPPADVPPLDETQAASSDLPLRRQLELHRSNATCASCHRVMDTIGFGFEHFDAIGKWRDQDGKQPIDAAGELPSGESFQSAQELVQILANREEAFVRHLSAKLLTFATGRGVEYYDRVAIDQIVENTRDQHFRLQDLVSEIVLSRPFRLTRSERETKAKE; encoded by the coding sequence GTGGACTGCCACAATCAGTACGACAGTGAAGGGAATCTTGACCTTACGCATTTTGATTCGCTGCAGGACTTGCTCCGCGACCGGGAGCCTTGGCGAAAGGTGCTCAAGCAACTGAAGGCCGGGTCGATGCCTCCTGACGGAGTCGATCGCCCTCAGCAAGCAGAAACCGCGGAAGTCATCGCCTGGCTCGAGAGGGCGGTAACCCATATCGACCGCTCGCAGCCGATCGACCCCGGTCGAGTGACGATCCGCCGTATGAACCGCACCGAGTACAACAACACGATCCGTGATCTTTTTGGCGTCGAAATGCGGCTCGCCGATGAATTTCCCGAGGACGATGTCGGCTACGGTTTCGACAATATCGGCGATGTGCTGGCGATCTCTCCGCTGCGGATGGAACAGTACATCCGAGCCGCCGAACGTTTGACCGCCTGTCTGTTGGGGAAGTCGGAGGAGTTTGAGCTGGACGCCACGACCGAAGCGGTCTTCTTCGAGAGAACCAAAAAGACCCGCAACAACAGCGATCGTGGCTTGGAGATGATTCCCGATACCGAGCTGTATCTCGATTTCGAGTTCCCGGCGCCGGGCGAATACGAGATGCGGGTTTACGCCTGGGGCGTGGCGAATCCGGACGAGAAGGATCGCAGCTTGAACGAGCGCTGGCTGGAGAAGGATGGCCAGCGGATCCCCCCGCCCGGCGCCAAGCCGGCGGCCGCCGCTGAGCTGCTTTGCGACGACCGCTCGCTGGGCGTGATCGATGTTTACCCGGGCAGCGGAACCACTGCTTTGAAAACGGCGTATGCAGTGCGATTCTTCGCCCAGGCGGGCCAGCGCCGGCTGCGGATCCGTCATCGCTTTTCCACGGAGACGACGCCGAAAGAGGTCCAGTCGCACTCGAAGACGCCGGTTCGCGCCCCGCGGTTGGGTGTGCGGCGAGTCGGCATTCGCGGTCCTTATTCTTTCAACGGAGGCGCAAAGCGCACAGCGCCGGCGTCACAGCGGCCGGATGCGGAACTGTGGCTTGCGGCCGAGCGCGGCGAAAATGCGACTCCGCAACTCGCTGAGGCCCACCGGTTGCTGCTTGAGGTGCGGCCGTCGTCAACGCTCGACGTCCCGGAAGCGGCGGCAAAGATCCTGCGGCCGTTGGCGTCGCAAGCCTTTCGCCGGCCGATCACTCCAGCGGAGCTCGATTCGCTCATCGGGTACGTGGAATCGCAGGTGAAGGCAGGCGCCGACTTCGAAGAAGGAATCGAGCTGGCCGTGCAAGCGATTCTGGTGTCGCCGCGGTTTCTGTTCCGGCTGGAGTTGGGACCCCCGCCGGAAGACTTGGCCATCATCGCACCGGTCGATGACTATGCCTTGGCGTCGCGGCTCTCCTACTTCCTCTGGGCGTCGCTGCCGGATGAGCGGCTCTTCCGGCTGGCGGCGAAAGGGAAGCTGAGTGAAGACGCCGTGCTGGCCGCCCAGGTCGAACGCATGCTGCGGGATCCGCGCAGCGCTGCCTTCGTCGAAGGATTCTTCGGCCAATGGCTCGGATTGCGAAAAGTGCTCGACGTGCAACTCGATCGCGAGCTGTATCCCGAGTTCAGCACGCAGCTCAAAGCGGACCTGCATCGCGAAACGATGCTGCTGGTCGATTCGCTCGTCCGCGAGAACCGCAGCGCGGTCGAGCTGCTGACCGCCGACTACACCTTTGTGAACGGGGAGTTGGCCAAGTTCTACGGGATCCCCGGCATAACCAAGGACGCCGACTTTCAGCGCACGCCACTAGCCGGCGTTCCTCGCCAAGGAGTGCTGACCCACGGCAGTTTGTTGATGCTCACCTCGTATCCCAATCGGACCTCCCCGACGCGCCGCGGCGCTTGGATTCTGGAAACGATCCTCGGCGAAGAGCCGCCCGATCCACCCGCGGACGTGCCTCCGCTCGACGAGACCCAGGCCGCCTCGTCCGATTTGCCGCTGCGCCGGCAACTGGAGCTGCATCGCAGCAACGCCACCTGCGCTTCCTGCCATCGCGTGATGGATACCATTGGATTCGGCTTCGAGCACTTTGACGCCATCGGCAAGTGGCGTGACCAAGACGGCAAGCAGCCGATCGACGCCGCCGGAGAGCTCCCCTCAGGCGAGTCTTTCCAGAGCGCCCAGGAACTGGTGCAGATTCTAGCCAACCGGGAAGAGGCGTTCGTCCGCCATCTTTCCGCCAAGCTGCTGACCTTCGCCACCGGCCGCGGCGTGGAGTATTATGACCGTGTGGCGATCGATCAAATCGTTGAAAACACGCGTGACCAACACTTCCGCCTGCAGGACCTGGTCAGCGAGATCGTCCTCAGTCGCCCATTCCGGCTGACTCGCAGCGAACGAGAAACGAAAGCAAAGGAATAG
- a CDS encoding sugar phosphate isomerase/epimerase family protein, which translates to MTPPLPINRRDALGAAGTGLLAAALSPEVFAAEPRKTGLGLVIYDCGVRRRWLQQQDLAGDLFEPLTFLRYCQTLGAGGMQAKLGGLDRAGVKELRGFAEQHSLFIDAIVDPPRDQADLARFEREIRIAAEVGVQAARSVIMPGRRYERFASLEEFREYEKQGRKMAELAAPIVEKHRTPLAIENHKDQRNEERIALFEQIDSEYVGACVDTGNSFALLEEPIETVRALAPWAKTVHLKDQAVQPYADGFLLGDIPLGQGCFDLKKMVEILRKAQLQIRFTLELITRDALRVPCLTEKYWATMPQVAGKELARTLRTVRENPAAKLQLVSSLPLEQQQALEEQNVRASLDFARDTLKL; encoded by the coding sequence ATGACGCCGCCACTACCAATCAATCGCCGCGACGCACTCGGCGCTGCGGGCACGGGCCTGCTCGCCGCCGCGCTATCGCCGGAAGTGTTTGCCGCAGAGCCGCGAAAAACGGGGCTTGGGCTGGTAATCTATGATTGCGGCGTTCGCCGTCGCTGGCTGCAGCAGCAGGACCTAGCCGGCGATCTGTTCGAGCCGCTGACGTTCCTACGCTACTGCCAGACGCTGGGAGCGGGCGGGATGCAGGCGAAGCTCGGCGGGCTTGATCGGGCGGGAGTCAAAGAGCTGCGAGGATTCGCCGAGCAGCACTCCCTGTTCATCGACGCCATCGTCGATCCGCCGCGCGACCAAGCGGACCTCGCTCGGTTTGAGCGAGAGATCCGCATTGCAGCGGAAGTCGGCGTGCAGGCGGCGCGGTCCGTCATCATGCCCGGCCGCCGGTACGAGCGCTTCGCTTCGCTAGAGGAGTTTCGCGAGTACGAAAAACAAGGCCGGAAAATGGCGGAGCTGGCGGCGCCCATCGTGGAGAAACACCGCACGCCGCTGGCGATCGAGAACCACAAGGACCAAAGGAACGAGGAACGCATCGCGCTCTTCGAACAGATCGACAGCGAGTACGTCGGCGCCTGCGTCGACACCGGAAACAGTTTCGCGCTGCTGGAAGAACCGATCGAAACGGTGCGGGCCCTCGCGCCCTGGGCGAAAACGGTACACCTGAAAGATCAGGCTGTGCAGCCGTACGCCGACGGCTTCCTATTGGGCGATATCCCCCTGGGCCAGGGCTGCTTCGACCTCAAAAAGATGGTGGAGATTCTCCGCAAAGCGCAACTGCAAATCCGGTTCACGCTGGAGTTGATCACCCGCGACGCCCTCCGCGTGCCGTGCCTGACAGAGAAGTACTGGGCGACCATGCCGCAGGTGGCAGGAAAGGAACTGGCCCGCACCCTGCGAACCGTCCGGGAGAACCCCGCAGCGAAGCTCCAGTTGGTGAGCTCTCTGCCGCTGGAGCAGCAACAAGCACTCGAAGAGCAGAACGTCCGCGCCAGCCTCGACTTTGCCCGCGACACCCTGAAGCTTTGA
- a CDS encoding Gfo/Idh/MocA family protein has translation MKEKRLNRRAALRHGVWSFAALSGGALARRQSKATEPNDRLRVGVIGTGVRGKYLIGNLPESAAVTAVCDCAESRMSATLAPSGPLADVLERFRKTDAGRCATYQDYRRMLDREKLDAVIIATPDHHHALAGLLALDAGLDVYLEKPLTVTVAEGRLLAERVKKTGRVLQVGSQQRTMEINRFACQWIRDGGLGKISKVELPNYPGPLRDPGLPAEPLPPGIDWDLFLGPTPRRAYNRKLWDKDAFKVGDLLWRGWDLYRAYSGHIMTNWGAHSVDMVQLALGRDHTGPVTVAAYEPPSTAAIGRLWSHKTPPPVESDNRRFWPVRMHYADGVELHFVHGPDFIQFHGERGVLKMRRNYFETDPPDLVKERPDPSLTGRWSGSGHVARPHLENWLDCIRTRQIPHAPVEAGHRTITICHLANIARELGRSLTWDPARERFVDDPKADALLDRPRRSGFELPA, from the coding sequence ATGAAAGAGAAACGACTGAATCGCCGCGCTGCGCTTCGGCACGGCGTCTGGTCCTTCGCCGCGCTCTCTGGTGGAGCGCTGGCCCGCAGACAGTCAAAGGCCACGGAGCCGAACGATCGCCTGCGCGTCGGCGTCATCGGAACCGGCGTCCGCGGCAAGTACCTGATCGGCAACCTGCCGGAATCGGCCGCCGTCACCGCCGTCTGCGACTGCGCGGAATCCCGCATGAGCGCAACGCTGGCGCCAAGCGGTCCGCTGGCCGACGTGCTGGAGCGCTTTCGCAAAACGGACGCTGGCCGCTGTGCGACGTATCAGGACTATCGTCGGATGCTGGACCGCGAGAAGCTTGATGCGGTGATCATCGCGACGCCCGATCACCACCATGCGCTCGCCGGGCTGCTCGCGCTGGACGCCGGTCTCGATGTCTATCTGGAAAAGCCGCTGACCGTGACCGTTGCGGAAGGACGACTGCTGGCCGAGCGGGTCAAAAAGACCGGTCGCGTGCTGCAGGTCGGCAGCCAGCAACGCACCATGGAGATCAATCGCTTCGCCTGCCAGTGGATACGCGACGGCGGGCTGGGCAAGATCTCGAAAGTCGAATTGCCCAATTATCCGGGACCGCTACGTGATCCAGGCCTGCCCGCCGAGCCGCTGCCGCCGGGGATCGATTGGGATCTTTTTTTGGGGCCGACCCCGCGACGAGCCTATAATCGCAAGTTGTGGGACAAGGACGCCTTTAAGGTCGGCGACCTGCTGTGGCGTGGCTGGGATCTGTACCGCGCGTACTCCGGCCACATCATGACCAACTGGGGAGCGCATTCGGTGGACATGGTGCAGCTTGCCCTCGGGCGTGATCACACCGGCCCGGTGACAGTCGCCGCCTATGAACCGCCGTCGACCGCAGCGATTGGGCGGTTGTGGAGTCATAAGACGCCCCCGCCCGTGGAGTCGGATAACCGTCGCTTCTGGCCGGTGCGGATGCACTACGCCGACGGCGTCGAGTTGCACTTCGTCCATGGCCCCGATTTCATACAGTTTCATGGCGAGCGCGGGGTGCTAAAAATGCGCCGCAATTACTTTGAAACCGATCCTCCCGACCTGGTGAAAGAGCGACCCGATCCCAGCCTGACCGGCCGCTGGAGCGGGAGCGGACATGTGGCCCGGCCGCACCTGGAAAACTGGCTGGACTGCATCCGCACCCGCCAGATCCCCCATGCCCCGGTCGAAGCCGGGCATCGGACCATCACCATTTGCCACCTGGCGAACATCGCTCGGGAGCTTGGCCGGTCGCTAACCTGGGATCCAGCGAGGGAACGTTTTGTCGACGATCCCAAAGCGGATGCTCTGCTCGATCGGCCGCGACGCTCCGGGTTCGAATTGCCCGCCTAG